A single window of Poecilia reticulata strain Guanapo linkage group LG10, Guppy_female_1.0+MT, whole genome shotgun sequence DNA harbors:
- the rnf44 gene encoding RING finger protein 44 isoform X2, which produces MRPWELAVNRLPPTAPLNPRRFLGEPCNAPVHLRRSPPVRRQWGRRDRPVLHTSQVQDENFHHLFFSQHPQQVPLDESRQYSHTSTAPRMLHPATHLPQQSPIMVDLHDQMHQGSVPISYTVTTVTTHGFPIHTGQPLPGCNTQQLPACSLIQACTMQHIPVSYQAFPPLMSSEHFVLHPTPSVPPHQPPHLTPLSQFVPLQPQHPRMPLQRVDNEVDLRGDQHPLGTFSYPPSHHPPALPPSLPLQYLPQEPLHQELPFGVPYPHMLPRRVNGQRFRLQQPLPPPPPPPSYYPGFLPYFLSMLPVPPTAVGPAISLDLDVDDVEMENYEALLNLAERLGEAKPRGLTKADIEQLPSYRFNSENHLSEQTLCVVCFSDFECRQLLRVLPCNHEFHAKCVDKWLKTNRTCPICRADASDVHREAE; this is translated from the exons ATGCGACCATGGGAATTAGCAGTAAATAGGCTGCCACCAACAGCCCCCTTAAACCCCAGGAGGTTCCTCGGAGAGCCCTGCAACGCCCCAGTGCATCTCAGGAGAAG CCCACCAGTGAGACGGCAGTGGGGGAGACGAGACAGACCTGTACTGCACACTTCCCAGGTCCAGGATGAGAACTTCCACCACCTGTTTTTCTCCCAACACCCCCAACAGGTTCCTTTAGATGAGTCCAGACAGTACAGCCACACCAGCACAGCACCACGCATGCTTCACCCTGCGACCCACCTGCCCCAGCAGAGCCCCATCATGGTGGATCTACATGACCAG ATGCACCAGGGATCCGTTCCAATATCTTACACTGTTACGACGGTGACGACCCATGGATTTCCCATTCACACCGGGCAGCCCCTTCCAGGGTGCAACACTCAGCAGCTCCCAGCATGCTCG CTCATACAGGCATGTACCATGCAGCATATACCTGTGTCTTATCAAGCTTTTCCACCGCTGATGTCCAGCGAACATTTTGTATTGCACCCGACCCCATCTGTACCCCCCCACCAGCCGCCGCACCTTACTCCTTTGAGCCAGTTTGTCCCTTTACAGCCTCAGCACCCACGCATG CCTCTACAGAGGGTAGACAATGAAGTTGACCTAAGAGGGGACCAGCACCCATTAGGCACCTTCTCTTACCCTCCCTCTCATCATCCACCAGCGCTGCCTCCTTCACTGCCCCTACAGTATCTTCCTCAAGAGCCTCTGCATCAGGAGCTTCCCTTCGGAGTG CCATATCCCCACATGCTGCCACGGCGAGTGAACGGACAAAGATTTCGGTTGCAGCAGCCTCTcccgcctcctcctccacctccgtCTTACTACCCTGGCTTCCTCCCTTACTTCCT GTCAATGCTTCCTGTGCCTCCAACAGCAGTGGGCCCAGCCATCAGCTTAGACCTGGATGTGGATGATGTGGAGATGGAGAACTATGAA gCACTACTGAATTTGGCAGAGAGGTTGGGTGAAGCAAAACCACGTGGGCTCACAAAAGCAGACATAGAGCAACTTCCGTCCTACAGATTTAACTCAGAGAATCATCTATCTGAACAAACGCT GTGTGTGGTGTGCTTTAGTGACTTTGAGTGTAGGCAGCTACTTCGAGTGTTACCTTGTAACCACGAGTTCCATGCTAAATGTGTGGATAAATGGTTAAAG ACCAATCGCACTTGCCCAATCTGTCGAGCAGATGCCTCGGACGTCCACCGGGAGGCGGAGTGA
- the rnf44 gene encoding RING finger protein 44 isoform X1, whose product MRPWELAVNRLPPTAPLNPRRFLGEPCNAPVHLRRSPPVRRQWGRRDRPVLHTSQVQDENFHHLFFSQHPQQVPLDESRQYSHTSTAPRMLHPATHLPQQSPIMVDLHDQMHQGSVPISYTVTTVTTHGFPIHTGQPLPGCNTQQLPACSVMFSGQLSLLCCLPPPLIQACTMQHIPVSYQAFPPLMSSEHFVLHPTPSVPPHQPPHLTPLSQFVPLQPQHPRMPLQRVDNEVDLRGDQHPLGTFSYPPSHHPPALPPSLPLQYLPQEPLHQELPFGVPYPHMLPRRVNGQRFRLQQPLPPPPPPPSYYPGFLPYFLSMLPVPPTAVGPAISLDLDVDDVEMENYEALLNLAERLGEAKPRGLTKADIEQLPSYRFNSENHLSEQTLCVVCFSDFECRQLLRVLPCNHEFHAKCVDKWLKTNRTCPICRADASDVHREAE is encoded by the exons ATGCGACCATGGGAATTAGCAGTAAATAGGCTGCCACCAACAGCCCCCTTAAACCCCAGGAGGTTCCTCGGAGAGCCCTGCAACGCCCCAGTGCATCTCAGGAGAAG CCCACCAGTGAGACGGCAGTGGGGGAGACGAGACAGACCTGTACTGCACACTTCCCAGGTCCAGGATGAGAACTTCCACCACCTGTTTTTCTCCCAACACCCCCAACAGGTTCCTTTAGATGAGTCCAGACAGTACAGCCACACCAGCACAGCACCACGCATGCTTCACCCTGCGACCCACCTGCCCCAGCAGAGCCCCATCATGGTGGATCTACATGACCAG ATGCACCAGGGATCCGTTCCAATATCTTACACTGTTACGACGGTGACGACCCATGGATTTCCCATTCACACCGGGCAGCCCCTTCCAGGGTGCAACACTCAGCAGCTCCCAGCATGCTCGGTAATGTTCAGCGGACagctctctctgctctgctgccttcctcctcct CTCATACAGGCATGTACCATGCAGCATATACCTGTGTCTTATCAAGCTTTTCCACCGCTGATGTCCAGCGAACATTTTGTATTGCACCCGACCCCATCTGTACCCCCCCACCAGCCGCCGCACCTTACTCCTTTGAGCCAGTTTGTCCCTTTACAGCCTCAGCACCCACGCATG CCTCTACAGAGGGTAGACAATGAAGTTGACCTAAGAGGGGACCAGCACCCATTAGGCACCTTCTCTTACCCTCCCTCTCATCATCCACCAGCGCTGCCTCCTTCACTGCCCCTACAGTATCTTCCTCAAGAGCCTCTGCATCAGGAGCTTCCCTTCGGAGTG CCATATCCCCACATGCTGCCACGGCGAGTGAACGGACAAAGATTTCGGTTGCAGCAGCCTCTcccgcctcctcctccacctccgtCTTACTACCCTGGCTTCCTCCCTTACTTCCT GTCAATGCTTCCTGTGCCTCCAACAGCAGTGGGCCCAGCCATCAGCTTAGACCTGGATGTGGATGATGTGGAGATGGAGAACTATGAA gCACTACTGAATTTGGCAGAGAGGTTGGGTGAAGCAAAACCACGTGGGCTCACAAAAGCAGACATAGAGCAACTTCCGTCCTACAGATTTAACTCAGAGAATCATCTATCTGAACAAACGCT GTGTGTGGTGTGCTTTAGTGACTTTGAGTGTAGGCAGCTACTTCGAGTGTTACCTTGTAACCACGAGTTCCATGCTAAATGTGTGGATAAATGGTTAAAG ACCAATCGCACTTGCCCAATCTGTCGAGCAGATGCCTCGGACGTCCACCGGGAGGCGGAGTGA
- the faf2 gene encoding FAS-associated factor 2 produces the protein MAAPEEPELSQAQTEKLLQFQDLTGLESMDQCRRTLEQHNWNIEAAVQDRLNEQEGVPSVFNPPPSRPLQVNTADHRVYSYIVSRPQPRGLLGWGYYLIMLPFRVTYYTLLDIFRLALRFIRPDPRARVTDPVGDVVSFIHSFEEKYGQSHPVFYQGTYSQALNDAKRELRYLLVYLHGNDHQDTDEFCRSTLCTEEVITFLNTRMLFWACSTSKPEGYRVSQALRENTYPFLAMIMLKDRKMTVVGRLEGVIQPEDLINQLTYIMDANQTYLMSERLEREERNQTQVLRQQQDEAYLASLRADQEKERKKRAEMEQRKQEEEMVRQSALAEEIRRRTLEEEKERKSECLPPEPRADDPESVKIVFKLPNDTRVERRFLFGQSLTVIHDFLFSLKETPEKFQIVTNFPRRVLPCLPTEEQSNPPTLKEAGLSRSEVLFVQDLTDD, from the exons ATGGCGGCGCCAGAGGAGCCAGAATTATCCCAGGCGCAGACCGAAAAACTCCTTCAATTTCAG GACTTAACTGGGTTGGAATCAATGGACCAATGCCGCCGAACATTAGAGCAGCATAATTGGAACATAGAG gcTGCAGTTCAGGACAGACTTAATGAGCAGGAAGGAGTTCCCAGTGTGTTTAACCCTCCACCATCCAGACCTCTCCAGGTCAACACAGCAGACCACAGAGTATATAGTTACATCGTCTCGAGGCCTCAGCCGAGG GGATTACTAGGATGGGGTTACTATTTGATTATGCTACCATTCAGAGTTACATATTACACACTTCTGGATATATTCAG GTTGGCCCTGCGATTCATCAGACCAGACCCCAGGGCTCGCGTGACCGACCCTGTCGGAGACGTTGTGTCTTTCATTCATAGTTTTGAGGAAAAATACGGACAGTCGCACCCCGTGTTTTACCAGGGCACGTACAGCCAG GCACTGAATGATGCCAAACGGGAGCTCCGCTACCTATTGGTGTACCTGCATGGGAATGATCATCAAGACACTGACGAGTTTTGCCG CTCCACGTTATGTACGGAAGAGGTCATAACCTTTCTCAACACAAGAATGCTCTTCTGGGCATGCTCAACTAGCAAACCAGAGGGTTACAGAG TGTCACAGGCGTTGCGGGAGAACACCTACCCGTTCCTGGCCATGATCATGCTGAAGGACCGCAAGATGACCGTGGTGGGACGGCTGGAGGGTGTCATTCAGCCAGAGGACCTCATCAATCAACTTACTTACATCATGGATGCCAACCAAACATATCTGATGTCGGAGCGTCTTGAACG agaaGAGAGAAACCAGACCCAAGTtctgaggcagcagcaggacgAGGCCTACCTCGCCTCCCTGCGTGCCGATCAGGAGAAGGAGCGAAAGAAACGGGCGGAGATGGAGCAACGGAAGCAAGAGGAGGAGATGGTCCGACAAAGTGCTCTTGCAGAGGAAATCAGACGAAGA ACACTcgaagaggagaaggagaggaagtCGGAGTGTCTTCCTCCGGAGCCGCGGGCCGACGACCCAGAAAGTGTCAAAATAGTGTTTAAGCTGCCGAACGATACGAGAGTAGAGAGACGATTCCTGTTCGGTCAGTCTCTGACG GTAATACACGACttccttttctctttgaaaGAAACTCCGGAGAAGTTCCAGATAGTCACAAACTTCCCTCGCCGAGTCTTGCCCTGCCTTCCGACCGAGGAGCAGTCCAACCCACCGACCCTGAAAGAGGCAGGACTCAGCCGCTCCGAGGTCCTTTTTGTTCAGGACCTGACGGACGATTAA